A window of Nicotiana tabacum cultivar K326 chromosome 24, ASM71507v2, whole genome shotgun sequence contains these coding sequences:
- the LOC107798691 gene encoding uncharacterized protein LOC107798691 isoform X2 — protein sequence MPQTGGSKANSRRRHEMFLETGEYPTRGKMFIETHKRNDGLFVNNEARTIVEQIELTQGNANESKIFSDDIIGKVLGAEHSGRVQCMGMGAAPSNTSKNIKQRLNGLNHSSSSFGTSSATFTYLQQEVTHLKSQLVDTLQH from the exons ATGCCTCAGACTGGTGGATCCAAAGCTAACTCGAGACGACGACATGAGATG TTTTTGGAAACTGGAGAATATCCTACTCGGGGAAAGATGTTTATCGAAACTCATAAGAGAAATGATGGATTATTTGTAAATAATGAGGCAAGGACTATAGTA GAACAAATTGAATTGACTCAAGGCAATGCCAATGAATCTAAAATTTTCTCAGATGATATTATTGGCAAGGTGTTAGGGGCAGAGCATTCTGGAAGGGTACAATGTATGGGTATGGGAGCAGCTCCTTCAAATACATCCAAGAATATCAAACAACGACTTAACGGGCTGAACCATTCTTCATCTAGCTTCGGTACATCATCTGCAACTTTCACTTATTTACAACAAGAGGTCACTCATTTGAAGTCCCAATTAGTAGATACCTTACAACACTGA
- the LOC107798691 gene encoding uncharacterized protein LOC107798691 isoform X1: MPQTGGSKANSRRRHEMFLETGEYPTRGKMFIETHKRNDGLFVNNEARTIVVSSALEQIELTQGNANESKIFSDDIIGKVLGAEHSGRVQCMGMGAAPSNTSKNIKQRLNGLNHSSSSFGTSSATFTYLQQEVTHLKSQLVDTLQH, from the exons ATGCCTCAGACTGGTGGATCCAAAGCTAACTCGAGACGACGACATGAGATG TTTTTGGAAACTGGAGAATATCCTACTCGGGGAAAGATGTTTATCGAAACTCATAAGAGAAATGATGGATTATTTGTAAATAATGAGGCAAGGACTATAGTAGTAAGTTCAGCTTTG GAACAAATTGAATTGACTCAAGGCAATGCCAATGAATCTAAAATTTTCTCAGATGATATTATTGGCAAGGTGTTAGGGGCAGAGCATTCTGGAAGGGTACAATGTATGGGTATGGGAGCAGCTCCTTCAAATACATCCAAGAATATCAAACAACGACTTAACGGGCTGAACCATTCTTCATCTAGCTTCGGTACATCATCTGCAACTTTCACTTATTTACAACAAGAGGTCACTCATTTGAAGTCCCAATTAGTAGATACCTTACAACACTGA
- the LOC107798691 gene encoding uncharacterized protein LOC107798691 isoform X3: MPQTGGSKANSRRRHEMFLETGEYPTRGKMFIETHKRNDGLFVNNEARTIVVSSALEQIELTQGNANESKIFSDDIIGKVLGAEHSGRVQCMGMGAAPSNTSKNIKQRLNGLNHSSSSFAK; encoded by the exons ATGCCTCAGACTGGTGGATCCAAAGCTAACTCGAGACGACGACATGAGATG TTTTTGGAAACTGGAGAATATCCTACTCGGGGAAAGATGTTTATCGAAACTCATAAGAGAAATGATGGATTATTTGTAAATAATGAGGCAAGGACTATAGTAGTAAGTTCAGCTTTG GAACAAATTGAATTGACTCAAGGCAATGCCAATGAATCTAAAATTTTCTCAGATGATATTATTGGCAAGGTGTTAGGGGCAGAGCATTCTGGAAGGGTACAATGTATGGGTATGGGAGCAGCTCCTTCAAATACATCCAAGAATATCAAACAACGACTTAACGGGCTGAACCATTCTTCATCTAGCTTCG CCAAGTGA